DNA sequence from the Streptomyces cinnabarinus genome:
ACCACCGAGAACCGGGTCATCGAGTACGTCGATCATCTGCACGACCACTTCCTCGACCCGGTGGTGATCCGCGAGGGTCACTACACGGCACCCACCGCGCCGGGCTTCTCGGCGGCCATGCGCCCCGAGTCGATCGCGCGGTACACCTTCCCGGACGGCGCCTTCTGGGCCGCCGACCTCAAGGCGCAGCAGAAGGGGCACGCGGCATGAGCGACTTCGAGGGACTCAGCGCGCTGGTGACAGGAGGCGCCTCAGGCATCGGCCGGGCCACGGCGGAACTCCTGGCGGCGCGCGGCGCCCGGGTCGCCGTGCTCGACCTCGACCCGGCCTCCGCCTCCGTTGGCAAGCCGCTCCTCGCATACCGCGCCGACGTCAGCGACGACACATCCGTCCGGGAGGCGGTCGCCGCCGCCGTCGCCGACCTCGGCGGACTGGACGCACTGATCAACAACGCGGGCATCGGCGCCCAGGGCACCGTCGAGGACAACGACGACGACGAATGGCACCGCGTCCTCGACGTCAACGTCGTCGGCATGGTCCGCACGGCCCGCGCCGCCCTTCCGCACCTGCGCCGGTCGCGGCACGCGGCGATCGTCAACACCTGCTCCATCGCCGCCACCGCCGGGC
Encoded proteins:
- a CDS encoding SDR family NAD(P)-dependent oxidoreductase yields the protein MSDFEGLSALVTGGASGIGRATAELLAARGARVAVLDLDPASASVGKPLLAYRADVSDDTSVREAVAAAVADLGGLDALINNAGIGAQGTVEDNDDDEWHRVLDVNVVGMVRTARAALPHLRRSRHAAIVNTCSIAATAGLPQRALYSATKGAVYSLTLAMAADHVREGIRVNCVNPGTADTPWIGRLLSKAPDPAAERAALEARQPTGRLVSAAEVAGAIAYLASPLSGATTGTALAVDGGMQGLRLRPVSQ